A region of Shewanella psychromarinicola DNA encodes the following proteins:
- a CDS encoding conjugal transfer protein TraF, whose translation MRMTKLALCLTLMPCSIAFAGQHYYEARSDAMGGAAVASSSLEGAALANPALIGFYANKTDDYALLLPVLGADGADKDDMIDKFDNLQDSYDGLDAAISASDVSGINQYRGELIDDLQALQNTSGYVSAGFGFALALPTTRIPMAIFLNTYMDAIGLAAIEQSDIDMLSTIDPLNPPQINDLDSAGIVAAGSTTDIGVAFSMPFSIVNMPVTVGISPKIQRVDAYFYAVSANNFEASDFDDDKYRTDETSFNVDVGIALQPMEGMTLALVGKNLISQDVDTLAINNRTVSYQVEPLVTAGIAYDWSDFTITSDIDLTEYQRFESLAGTQYWRVGGEMRPTDWLALRVGYRHDLEDTTVDIYSVGTGFNVGDAFRFDFTGMFGSDNAVGGVIQTSYHF comes from the coding sequence ATGAGAATGACAAAACTGGCGCTTTGCTTAACATTGATGCCATGCTCGATAGCCTTCGCGGGCCAGCATTATTATGAAGCAAGAAGTGATGCGATGGGAGGCGCTGCCGTTGCTTCATCGAGTCTAGAAGGGGCGGCGTTAGCCAACCCGGCTTTGATAGGCTTTTACGCTAACAAGACCGATGATTATGCCTTACTTTTGCCAGTTCTAGGGGCTGATGGCGCTGATAAAGACGATATGATTGATAAATTCGATAACCTGCAGGACTCTTATGATGGACTCGATGCAGCAATCAGTGCTAGCGATGTCAGTGGAATTAATCAATATCGTGGTGAGTTAATTGACGACTTGCAGGCCTTGCAAAATACCTCTGGTTATGTGAGTGCAGGCTTTGGTTTTGCGCTGGCATTGCCGACAACGCGCATTCCCATGGCTATTTTCTTAAATACTTATATGGATGCTATTGGCTTGGCTGCTATTGAGCAATCTGATATTGATATGTTGTCGACCATTGATCCTTTGAACCCGCCACAAATTAACGATCTTGATTCTGCTGGTATTGTCGCTGCGGGCTCGACCACCGATATTGGTGTGGCATTCAGTATGCCTTTTTCTATCGTCAATATGCCTGTGACTGTGGGGATCAGTCCTAAAATTCAGCGTGTAGATGCCTATTTTTATGCGGTGAGTGCCAACAACTTTGAAGCTTCAGACTTCGATGATGATAAATACCGTACCGATGAGACTTCATTCAATGTGGATGTGGGCATTGCGTTGCAGCCAATGGAAGGGATGACCTTGGCATTGGTGGGTAAAAACCTCATCAGCCAAGATGTCGATACACTCGCGATTAACAATCGTACAGTTAGCTACCAAGTAGAACCATTAGTTACAGCGGGTATTGCCTATGATTGGTCAGACTTTACGATAACAAGCGATATCGATTTGACTGAATACCAGCGTTTTGAGTCGCTTGCCGGCACTCAATACTGGCGCGTTGGCGGTGAAATGCGCCCGACTGACTGGCTGGCTCTGCGTGTAGGCTATCGCCATGATTTGGAAGATACCACTGTCGATATTTATTCGGTTGGGACTGGCTTTAACGTGGGTGATGCATTTCGTTTTGATTTTACCGGAATGTTTGGCAGTGATAACGCCGTCGGTGGTGTGATCCAGACGTCTTATCATTTCTAG
- a CDS encoding LysR substrate-binding domain-containing protein, with product MMKWEGVSEFVAVAEAESFTKAAQHLEISTAQVSRQVSALETRMATKLFHRTTRKVSVTEVGKVYYQHCRQVLDGLEEAERAITNLQSTPRGLLKITAPVTYGEGTIAPLINDFIAKYPELEIKITLTNQKVDMIDEGFDLAIRLGQLEDSSMMAKRLGSRTQYVCTSPHYLATYGLPHSLSELDQHNCLQGTLDYWRFQENGKTRNIRVRGNLSCNSGHALVDAAIKSIGIIQLPDYYVLPFIQSGQLVPVLELNRQPEEGIWALYPHNRHLSPKVRMLLDYLGEALS from the coding sequence ATGATGAAGTGGGAAGGGGTAAGTGAATTCGTTGCTGTAGCAGAAGCTGAAAGCTTTACCAAGGCAGCACAACATCTGGAGATCTCCACAGCGCAAGTCAGCAGACAGGTCAGCGCGCTGGAAACCAGAATGGCAACTAAACTGTTTCATCGAACCACACGAAAAGTATCAGTCACTGAAGTGGGAAAAGTCTATTATCAACATTGTCGCCAGGTACTCGATGGACTCGAAGAAGCGGAGCGTGCCATCACTAACTTGCAGAGCACGCCTAGGGGACTGTTAAAGATTACCGCTCCAGTAACCTATGGTGAAGGGACGATAGCACCGTTAATCAATGATTTTATCGCCAAATACCCCGAACTTGAGATCAAAATAACCTTAACAAACCAGAAGGTCGACATGATTGATGAAGGCTTCGATCTCGCCATTAGGCTGGGACAACTCGAAGACTCAAGTATGATGGCAAAAAGGCTAGGTTCGAGGACTCAATATGTTTGCACTTCACCTCATTACCTTGCAACATATGGCTTGCCTCACTCATTGTCTGAGTTAGATCAACATAATTGCTTGCAAGGCACACTAGATTACTGGCGCTTTCAAGAAAATGGTAAGACAAGAAATATCAGAGTCAGAGGTAATTTAAGCTGCAATAGCGGTCATGCACTTGTCGATGCGGCAATCAAGAGTATAGGCATAATACAATTACCCGATTATTATGTTTTACCTTTCATTCAATCTGGTCAGCTGGTGCCAGTCTTAGAGCTTAATCGACAACCCGAAGAGGGGATCTGGGCTCTCTATCCGCATAATAGGCACTTATCACCAAAAGTTCGCATGCTACTGGATTACCTAGGTGAGGCTTTAAGCTAA